One genomic segment of Cystobacter fuscus DSM 2262 includes these proteins:
- a CDS encoding ADP-ribosylglycohydrolase family protein has protein sequence MPPRRPTAPPPDIYPRLRGRGALLGLAVGDALGTTLKGRRLVAPAFPRLSDGVHRNMRGGGPFSLKPGQVGESGQMACCLAGGLRESGTYDTEAQMRRYLKWRPHAVGMDDYTREVLTEMAESTLPKANAAQRLWLKDGRKRALNGSLARTAPLGVFYSKDAPTRAMASFADSMLTHFDPHCLLACATLNASIAHALHAGEKLTKEDLFKATLRELAVMSAQLGRTLGDFVKEISAATADVREDLSVSNQNDPLLYWPELHMHRKLDHVRVAFRLAYWELWHAPSFEAALVDVVNRGGDSDVNGAVTGALLGAFYGEDAIPALWRQVVLEALNFRAGPLWTLYHPKDMLLLVPG, from the coding sequence ATGCCCCCGCGCCGCCCCACCGCCCCCCCTCCCGACATCTACCCACGCCTGCGAGGCCGGGGCGCGCTCCTGGGCCTCGCCGTCGGGGACGCACTGGGCACCACGCTCAAGGGCCGGCGGCTGGTCGCCCCGGCCTTCCCGCGCCTGTCCGACGGAGTCCACCGGAACATGCGCGGGGGAGGCCCGTTCTCCCTCAAGCCGGGACAGGTGGGCGAGAGCGGCCAGATGGCTTGCTGCCTGGCCGGGGGCCTGCGGGAATCCGGCACCTACGACACGGAAGCCCAGATGCGCCGCTACCTGAAGTGGCGCCCGCACGCCGTGGGCATGGACGACTACACCCGGGAGGTGTTGACCGAGATGGCCGAGTCGACCCTGCCCAAGGCGAACGCCGCGCAGCGCCTGTGGCTGAAGGATGGGCGCAAGCGGGCGCTCAACGGCAGCCTGGCGCGCACCGCGCCCCTCGGCGTGTTCTACTCCAAGGACGCCCCGACGCGTGCCATGGCCTCGTTCGCCGACAGCATGCTCACGCACTTCGATCCGCACTGTCTGCTCGCGTGCGCCACCCTCAACGCGTCCATCGCCCATGCGCTCCACGCGGGGGAGAAGCTGACCAAGGAGGACCTGTTCAAGGCCACGCTGCGCGAGCTGGCCGTGATGAGCGCGCAGCTCGGGCGCACCCTCGGCGACTTCGTCAAGGAAATCTCCGCCGCCACCGCCGACGTCCGGGAAGACCTCTCGGTCTCCAACCAGAACGATCCGCTGCTGTACTGGCCGGAGCTGCACATGCACCGCAAGCTGGACCATGTGCGCGTGGCGTTCCGCCTGGCCTACTGGGAGCTGTGGCACGCGCCCTCGTTCGAGGCGGCGCTGGTCGACGTCGTCAACCGGGGAGGAGACTCGGACGTGAACGGCGCCGTCACCGGAGCGCTGCTGGGCGCTTTCTACGGAGAGGACGCCATTCCCGCGCTCTGGCGCCAGGTCGTCCTGGAGGCACTCAACTTCCGGGCCGGGCCGCTGTGGACCCTCTACCACCCGAAGGACATGCTGCTGCTCGTGCCGGGCTGA
- a CDS encoding type II toxin-antitoxin system RatA family toxin produces MAGASRSIVINAPPEKLFDVITQYEKYPEFLSEVKKIRVLERKENTVKVQYEVDVIKTIRYTILVTEERPKRMSWTFVEGEVMKDNKGSWVLEPDGEGRTKATYTAELALGPLVPKAIVNALTETSLPKMLESFKRRAEAT; encoded by the coding sequence ATGGCTGGCGCCTCCCGCTCCATCGTCATCAACGCTCCCCCCGAGAAGCTCTTCGACGTCATCACCCAGTACGAGAAGTACCCGGAGTTCCTCTCCGAGGTGAAGAAGATCCGCGTCCTCGAGCGCAAGGAGAACACGGTCAAGGTCCAGTACGAGGTGGATGTCATCAAGACCATCCGCTACACCATCCTCGTCACCGAGGAGCGCCCCAAGCGCATGTCCTGGACCTTCGTCGAGGGGGAGGTGATGAAGGACAACAAGGGCAGCTGGGTGCTCGAGCCCGACGGCGAGGGCCGCACCAAGGCCACCTACACGGCGGAACTCGCCCTGGGGCCTCTCGTCCCCAAGGCCATCGTCAACGCCCTCACCGAGACGTCCCTGCCCAAGATGCTGGAGTCCTTCAAGCGCCGCGCCGAGGCCACCTAG
- a CDS encoding CHAP domain-containing protein: MTCRPLLLACLLGVFFAPPVLGAPRASAKSAAASTLTKKSTKSTPAKTKRKAVPLSRGRRVAQRAVGLVGASLSSYRVPDDCSGLVRLAYQSVGVELLSHGTRTGENAASAMYRRAQAKGALHRKTPQPGDIIFFRETYDRNRDGLRNDGVTHVGVIESVARDGTVVFVHRGGKGVGRARMNLRNARHQGMGGRVLNDYIRRAEQGESARLTSELFVGYASSSRL; encoded by the coding sequence ATGACGTGTCGTCCGCTCCTGCTGGCCTGCCTGCTGGGCGTGTTCTTCGCGCCTCCCGTGTTGGGGGCGCCCCGCGCGTCCGCGAAGTCCGCCGCGGCCAGCACCCTCACGAAGAAGTCCACGAAGTCCACGCCCGCGAAGACGAAGCGCAAGGCCGTGCCGCTCTCCCGGGGTCGGCGGGTGGCCCAGCGTGCCGTGGGTCTGGTGGGCGCGTCTCTCTCCTCCTACCGCGTCCCGGATGATTGTTCGGGACTCGTGCGGCTCGCCTATCAGTCCGTGGGGGTGGAGCTGCTCTCGCACGGCACCCGCACGGGAGAGAACGCGGCGAGCGCCATGTACCGGCGCGCCCAGGCCAAGGGGGCGCTGCACCGCAAGACGCCCCAGCCCGGCGACATCATCTTCTTCCGCGAGACGTATGACCGCAACCGCGATGGCCTGCGCAACGACGGGGTGACGCACGTGGGCGTCATCGAGTCGGTGGCCCGCGATGGCACCGTCGTCTTCGTGCACCGGGGTGGCAAGGGCGTGGGACGGGCACGGATGAACCTGCGCAATGCCAGGCACCAGGGCATGGGGGGACGCGTCCTCAACGACTACATCCGCCGGGCCGAGCAGGGAGAGAGCGCGCGCCTCACGAGCGAGCTGTTCGTCGGGTACGCGTCGTCCAGCCGCCTGTAG
- the surE gene encoding 5'/3'-nucleotidase SurE, whose product MKKGGEVAGTQQPRILVCNDDGYFSEGLRALVDAVSPLGEVWVVAPDREQSAASHAISLWRPLRLTEIRERWFSVDGTPADSAYLAIHHLLKDDRPKIMVSGINHGANLADDVNYSGTVAAAREAALLGIPSIAFSLVSRAPFDFTHAARFARSLVAAALAQPQLPPRMLLSVNVPSGEPRGYAITRLGRHSYGYDVVEKEDPRGRKYYWIGGSTYAHEDLPGSDCNAVHDERLISVTPLNFELTDTPMLKDLSGWTLEGFPGAGRGGD is encoded by the coding sequence TTGAAGAAAGGCGGAGAAGTGGCCGGCACGCAGCAACCCCGCATCCTGGTGTGTAACGATGACGGCTACTTCTCCGAGGGGCTCAGGGCCCTGGTGGACGCGGTCAGTCCCCTGGGCGAGGTGTGGGTGGTGGCGCCCGACCGCGAGCAGAGCGCGGCCTCGCACGCCATCTCCCTCTGGCGTCCCCTGCGCCTCACGGAGATCCGCGAGCGCTGGTTCTCCGTGGATGGCACCCCCGCGGACAGCGCTTATCTGGCGATCCATCACCTCCTGAAGGATGATCGCCCGAAGATCATGGTGTCCGGCATCAACCACGGGGCCAACCTGGCCGACGACGTCAACTACTCGGGAACGGTGGCGGCCGCCCGCGAGGCGGCGCTGCTGGGCATTCCCTCCATCGCCTTCAGCCTGGTGTCGCGCGCCCCGTTCGATTTCACGCACGCGGCGCGCTTCGCCCGCTCGCTGGTGGCCGCCGCGCTCGCCCAGCCCCAGCTGCCCCCCCGGATGCTCTTGAGCGTCAACGTGCCCTCGGGCGAGCCCCGGGGCTACGCCATCACCCGCCTCGGCCGGCACTCGTACGGCTATGACGTGGTGGAGAAGGAAGACCCGCGCGGCCGCAAGTACTACTGGATCGGCGGCAGCACCTACGCGCACGAGGACCTGCCCGGCAGCGACTGCAACGCCGTGCACGACGAGCGCCTCATCTCCGTCACACCTCTCAACTTCGAGCTCACCGACACCCCCATGCTGAAGGACCTCTCGGGCTGGACCCTCGAGGGCTTCCCGGGCGCGGGCAGGGGAGGGGATTGA
- the eno gene encoding phosphopyruvate hydratase: MTEIAQIVAREVLDSRGNPTVEAEVLLAGGAKGRAAVPSGASTGEHEALELRDGDKGRYLGKGVRKAVEHITEKIAPELVGMDAADQYAVDQQMIELDGTPTKGKLGANAILAVSMATARAAADAHGLPLYRYIGGSQARTLPVPLMNILNGGAHADTRVDVQEFMVVPAGAPSFSEGLRWGAEIFHALKKILKGRKLNTAVGDEGGYAPDLPANEEALKLIMEAISAAGFKAGEQVFLAMDVAASEFFDKGSKKYKLKGEGKEFDASGLLDYYQQLVSRYPIVSIEDGMAEDDWDGWKKITDVLGGKIQLVGDDLFVTNVERLSRGIEAGTANSILVKVNQIGSLTETFDAVRMAHKAGFTSVMSHRSGETEDTTIADLAVALDCGQIKTGSASRSDRIAKYNQLLRIEQELGAGARYAGMKSIKGLKAK; encoded by the coding sequence ATGACTGAGATCGCTCAAATCGTGGCGCGTGAAGTACTCGATTCCCGCGGAAACCCCACCGTGGAGGCCGAGGTGTTGCTGGCGGGTGGGGCCAAGGGCCGTGCGGCGGTGCCCTCGGGCGCCTCCACCGGCGAGCACGAGGCGCTGGAGCTGCGCGACGGCGACAAGGGCCGCTACCTGGGCAAGGGCGTGCGCAAGGCCGTCGAGCACATCACCGAGAAGATCGCCCCCGAGCTGGTGGGCATGGACGCGGCGGATCAGTACGCCGTGGACCAGCAGATGATCGAGCTGGACGGCACGCCCACCAAGGGCAAGCTGGGCGCCAACGCCATCCTCGCGGTGTCCATGGCCACGGCGCGCGCCGCGGCGGATGCCCACGGTCTGCCCCTCTACCGCTACATCGGCGGCTCCCAGGCGCGCACCCTGCCGGTGCCCCTGATGAACATCCTCAACGGCGGCGCCCACGCCGACACCCGCGTGGACGTGCAGGAGTTCATGGTGGTGCCCGCGGGCGCTCCCTCCTTCTCCGAGGGCCTGCGCTGGGGCGCGGAGATCTTCCACGCGCTCAAGAAGATCCTCAAGGGCCGCAAGCTCAACACCGCCGTGGGCGACGAGGGCGGCTATGCCCCGGACCTGCCGGCCAACGAGGAGGCGCTCAAGCTCATCATGGAGGCCATCTCCGCCGCGGGCTTCAAGGCCGGTGAGCAGGTGTTCCTCGCCATGGACGTGGCGGCGAGCGAGTTCTTCGACAAGGGCTCCAAGAAGTACAAGCTCAAGGGCGAGGGCAAGGAGTTCGACGCCTCGGGCCTGCTCGACTACTACCAGCAGCTCGTGTCGCGCTACCCCATCGTCTCCATCGAGGACGGCATGGCCGAGGACGACTGGGACGGCTGGAAGAAGATCACCGACGTGCTCGGCGGGAAGATCCAGCTGGTGGGAGATGATCTCTTCGTCACCAACGTGGAGCGCCTGAGCCGCGGCATCGAGGCGGGCACCGCCAACTCCATCCTGGTGAAGGTCAACCAGATCGGCAGCCTCACGGAGACCTTCGACGCGGTGCGCATGGCCCACAAGGCCGGCTTCACCTCGGTGATGAGCCACCGCTCGGGCGAGACCGAGGACACCACCATCGCGGACCTGGCCGTCGCGCTCGATTGTGGACAGATCAAGACGGGCTCGGCCTCGCGCTCGGACCGTATCGCCAAGTACAACCAGCTCCTGCGCATCGAGCAGGAACTGGGCGCGGGCGCCCGGTACGCGGGCATGAAGTCCATCAAGGGTCTGAAGGCCAAGTAG
- a CDS encoding tetratricopeptide repeat protein: MHPRWRVLSLLVLLLAGCEDGPPKPGPKERAEGYYIKGTTEYLQGNFEQALASFASMKELSPDDPRLPAAIGEVYLSMGKLNEALAQFQLALQRDPKRSTNWSRVGFIHAQLGHTEEAQSALRKALAIYPRDFNALEQLGELDFKRGEKDSAVKHFLLAADASPDASKAPLVLRAAEVFIAEGRHAEALLMLGEWTGPKGVKDPALLSALGDEQVRAGQLLPAAESYREAARRSPRDPTLWELVGEIYTRLDKPGDALAAYRESLRVKERAIIHVAIARIHLGRGEREAAEEELGKALETVSGSDVRELMELAGLLSTLGRKPDALRILTNLSAEPDHARDAELQRRTAALARELKDEAVVRAACARLAGDGGTPTKCP; this comes from the coding sequence ATGCATCCGCGCTGGCGCGTCCTGTCCCTGCTCGTCCTCCTGCTCGCGGGCTGCGAGGACGGCCCTCCCAAGCCCGGCCCCAAGGAGCGGGCGGAGGGCTACTACATCAAGGGCACCACCGAGTACCTCCAGGGCAACTTCGAGCAGGCCCTGGCCTCCTTCGCCTCCATGAAGGAGCTGTCCCCGGACGACCCCCGCCTGCCCGCCGCCATCGGCGAGGTCTACCTGTCCATGGGCAAGCTCAACGAGGCGCTCGCCCAGTTCCAGCTCGCCCTCCAGCGCGATCCCAAGCGCTCCACCAACTGGAGCCGGGTGGGCTTCATCCACGCCCAGCTCGGTCACACCGAGGAGGCCCAGAGCGCCCTGCGCAAGGCCCTGGCCATCTACCCCCGGGACTTCAACGCCCTGGAGCAGCTCGGGGAGTTGGATTTCAAGCGCGGCGAGAAGGACTCCGCCGTGAAGCACTTCCTGCTCGCGGCCGACGCGAGCCCGGATGCCAGCAAGGCCCCGCTCGTGCTGCGCGCCGCCGAGGTGTTCATCGCCGAGGGGCGCCACGCCGAGGCCCTGTTGATGCTCGGGGAGTGGACGGGCCCCAAGGGTGTGAAGGATCCGGCGTTGCTCTCGGCGCTGGGAGACGAGCAGGTGCGCGCCGGGCAACTGCTCCCCGCGGCCGAGTCCTACCGCGAGGCGGCGCGCCGGTCGCCGAGGGATCCCACGCTGTGGGAGCTCGTCGGGGAAATCTACACGCGCCTGGACAAGCCGGGCGATGCGCTCGCGGCCTACCGTGAGTCCCTGCGGGTGAAGGAGCGGGCCATCATCCACGTGGCCATCGCGCGCATCCACCTGGGCCGCGGCGAGCGCGAGGCGGCGGAGGAGGAGCTGGGCAAGGCGCTCGAGACGGTGTCGGGCTCGGACGTGCGCGAGCTCATGGAGCTGGCCGGGCTGCTCTCGACGCTCGGGCGCAAGCCGGATGCGCTGCGCATCCTCACCAACCTGAGCGCCGAGCCGGACCATGCCCGGGACGCGGAGCTGCAGCGGCGCACCGCGGCACTCGCCCGGGAGTTGAAGGACGAGGCCGTAGTGCGCGCCGCGTGCGCGCGCCTCGCGGGGGATGGGGGCACGCCAACGAAGTGCCCCTGA
- the glpX gene encoding class II fructose-bisphosphatase, translating into MDRNLAMEVVRVTEMAAIASARLMGRGGKNESDQAAVDAMRRAFDALQINGTVVIGEGERDEAPMLYIGEEVGRRHADDPSVDIALDPLEGTNLCAYGRPGAIAVVAMADKGKLLNAPDTYMEKIAVGPRARGAIDLRRSPTENLRSIAERMKVYVADLTVIILERERHVELIKEVRAAGARIRLIDDGDVAGAIATCFEDTGVDVLMGTGGAPEGVIAAAAVRSVGGDMQGRLVPRNAEEVARAARMGISDMSKIYSAEDLASGDVMFAATGVTSGDFLRGVRFFGGGCETHSVVMRSKTGTVRFIQSRHKFDKKPGYNF; encoded by the coding sequence ATGGATCGCAACCTGGCCATGGAGGTCGTGCGCGTCACCGAGATGGCGGCCATCGCCTCGGCGCGGCTGATGGGCCGCGGCGGCAAGAACGAGTCGGACCAGGCCGCCGTGGACGCCATGCGCCGCGCCTTCGACGCCCTGCAGATCAACGGCACGGTGGTCATCGGCGAGGGCGAGCGCGACGAGGCCCCCATGCTCTACATCGGCGAGGAGGTGGGCCGGCGCCACGCGGATGATCCCTCGGTGGACATCGCGTTGGATCCCCTCGAGGGCACCAACCTGTGCGCCTACGGCCGCCCGGGCGCCATCGCCGTGGTGGCCATGGCCGACAAGGGCAAGCTGCTCAACGCGCCGGACACGTACATGGAGAAGATCGCCGTGGGGCCGCGCGCCCGGGGCGCCATCGATCTGCGCCGCAGCCCCACGGAGAACCTGCGCTCCATCGCCGAGCGCATGAAGGTCTACGTGGCCGACCTCACCGTCATCATCCTCGAGCGCGAGCGCCACGTGGAGCTCATCAAGGAGGTGCGGGCCGCGGGCGCGCGCATCCGCCTCATCGATGACGGGGACGTGGCGGGCGCCATCGCCACCTGCTTCGAGGACACGGGCGTGGACGTGCTCATGGGCACCGGCGGCGCGCCCGAGGGCGTCATCGCCGCCGCGGCCGTGCGCTCGGTGGGCGGGGACATGCAGGGGCGGCTCGTGCCGCGCAACGCCGAGGAAGTCGCCCGCGCCGCGCGCATGGGCATCTCCGACATGTCCAAGATCTACTCCGCCGAGGATCTGGCCAGCGGCGACGTGATGTTCGCCGCCACGGGCGTTACTTCTGGCGACTTCCTGCGCGGTGTGCGCTTCTTCGGCGGCGGGTGCGAGACGCACTCGGTGGTCATGCGCAGCAAGACCGGCACGGTGCGCTTCATCCAGTCCCGCCACAAGTTCGACAAGAAGCCGGGCTACAACTTCTAG
- a CDS encoding peptidoglycan DD-metalloendopeptidase family protein, with product MRGAAASPALLALFALLTASGCAVVPSSVRPSDARSSAVPPIELAELHEPHPELELVSEPPVPSSRTHTVAPGETLYRIAVNHQLSVEQLATANGIKDPRTLSVGQELVIPGAARPIPVATESSPPPARPPSTSSPTASSRGPLVSSPSRRPAGRPLPQKPPKPVPETKGTLDWPLRGVLYARFGKKGREPHDGIDLAVPVGTPVKTAQEGEVLYAGEQRGYGLIIIIQHSARLITLYAHNRDLRVRTGQKVRRGQVLAMVGESGKTSGPQLHFEVRVDGKPVDPLDYLGALPSS from the coding sequence TTGCGGGGCGCGGCGGCCAGTCCGGCACTGCTCGCGCTGTTCGCGCTCCTGACGGCCTCTGGCTGCGCCGTGGTGCCCTCGTCCGTGCGCCCCTCCGACGCGCGCTCCTCCGCCGTGCCTCCCATCGAGCTCGCCGAGCTGCACGAGCCCCACCCGGAGCTGGAGCTCGTCTCCGAGCCCCCCGTGCCCTCCTCGCGCACCCACACGGTGGCCCCGGGCGAGACGCTCTACCGCATCGCCGTCAACCACCAACTGAGCGTGGAGCAGCTCGCCACGGCCAATGGCATCAAGGATCCGCGCACGCTCTCCGTGGGCCAGGAGCTGGTGATTCCCGGTGCCGCCCGGCCCATTCCCGTGGCCACCGAGTCCTCGCCGCCGCCCGCGCGCCCGCCCTCGACGTCCAGCCCCACCGCGTCGTCCCGGGGGCCCCTCGTCTCGTCGCCGTCGCGCCGCCCGGCGGGTCGACCCCTGCCCCAGAAGCCTCCCAAGCCCGTCCCGGAGACGAAGGGCACGCTGGATTGGCCCCTGCGCGGTGTCCTCTACGCGCGCTTCGGCAAGAAGGGCCGCGAGCCCCATGACGGCATCGACCTGGCGGTCCCCGTGGGCACTCCGGTGAAGACCGCCCAGGAGGGCGAGGTGCTGTACGCGGGGGAACAGCGCGGCTACGGCCTCATCATCATCATCCAGCACTCCGCGCGCCTCATCACGCTCTACGCGCACAACCGCGACCTGCGCGTGCGCACCGGCCAGAAGGTGCGCCGCGGGCAGGTGCTCGCCATGGTGGGAGAGTCGGGCAAGACGAGCGGCCCCCAGCTGCACTTCGAGGTGCGCGTGGATGGCAAGCCGGTGGATCCGCTCGACTACCTGGGCGCGCTACCCTCCTCGTGA
- a CDS encoding microviridin/marinostatin family tricyclic proteinase inhibitor: MKQETKQKPFFARLLEGQGTEPSTNGQHATRKYPSDNDEEQTLKYPSDGDDLGGA, from the coding sequence ATGAAGCAGGAGACGAAGCAGAAACCCTTCTTCGCGCGGTTGCTCGAGGGGCAGGGAACCGAGCCCTCCACGAACGGACAGCACGCGACGCGGAAGTACCCCTCGGACAACGACGAGGAGCAGACGCTGAAGTACCCCTCGGACGGAGACGACCTCGGAGGGGCCTGA